acATGCTTCACCGTACCCTCCCCTACCTGTGGAGTTGGTCGAGAGAGTAGAATGATGGTCCACTGACGGGTAACGACATCTCTTCTagtctctctttttttcttcgccaCCCACCGACGATGTGTGCGGCTCACGTCGCGACGGGGGCGCGCTTGTTTCCTGCGTTGCGCCCCTTCCCGTCCTTGCAGCTCCCATGCCCTGCATTGCCGGGCAAACGAAAAGCTGTGGCTGTGCTGTCAGGCGTGGCTCCGCCTCGCTTTCCTTTACTGGGCCCCCCTCATTTCAGGCCACTCCTCTTCTGCATCCTGCGGGCCATCCCAATGATCCACTTTGCTCCGTCTACGTGTTTGAacctgctctctctctctctctctcgctgctctcCACACAGTCGTGTCTCTCGCTGTCATCGACGTGCGCGAGCGCTGTGAACCCGCAGCAAAACCGCTCCATCGCCGCCTGCATCCCGCGCTTCCGTCACTCCTGCAGCTTTGCGTTGACGTACCCATGAGCGACGTCAACCCGGCGACTTCACTTCcacctggcggtgcaggcgaGGGCGCGAGTCGTTTGTCGTACGCCTTTTTCACCTCCTGGTACCgacagcggctgctgcccaccTTGTTCCCCTcgcccgccaccgcgacgATGCCGCCACCCCGCCTCGCCTCACTTTGCCCTGCTGCTCTACCGGACTTCGaggtgacggcggcagcaaaGGCTGCTGTCTCACCGACATCGCTGCACACCACAGCAGTGCCCACGCAGTCAGCATTCTTGGCGACGCCGAAAGGAGAGCGCCCAAGGGAGCTGGTGCcgttgtcgccgccgccacactCGATGTCCCTCGAGATGGTGGCAAACTCCACGGGGAGCGTCCCTGACGCTGCTCTTCTGCATTCGCTGCGACTCCCcccggcggcaccgctgcaaggctgcggcgctgcatcttcGACGACCTCCGCTGTAGCTACAGACTCCTTTGCCTTTGCTGACGCTTCGCCCACGCCAGGATCTGCGTCGTCAGTGTCTACGACGCCGCAAGTGGGGCCCTCTTCATCTTTGCTCTCCCTCCACAAGCTGAGCACGAAGGCCGCTTCGACTTCGAACGCGGCATCGGACAAGCCAGCGCCGGTGCTACTTGCCGGAAATGGCCGACCGGGATTGCCTTCGACGTCTTCCCCGTTCATCTACCCTGCcccaccgtcgtcgccgtttCCTGTGCCAGCAGGCTCGCTTGCGGCGATGCGTACCCAGCCCACGTGCGTGGAGTTGCCAGGGCCGCAGTCGCTCTTCATTCGCGGCTCTGACGCTCTTGGGTGCAGTGGTCGCTCACCCCAGCTACTGCAGTCCGACATTCGCACAGAGATGGGCGGCGCGCCTTCAGGGAAGGTCTAAAGCGGCCGCTCCTatttttcgttgttgtctCTCATTGTTCTCGCATCTCCCACGTAATCTAATGCGTGAGCGCGTGCTGTCTGCCGTGGAGGGCTTGCTGATGTCGGCACAGAGCATGCGCTGCCTTGCACGATGATGTTACGCAACATGGGCCTTGGTCATTGCCCTTCACGACGAGCCGCGCTGTGCCAAGGACGGTCATTTCTTCTCTTCCAAGGGGGTTTccagccccctccctccctcgttGCTCCCTCCTCGTCTGCCCGCGTGTTCGTCGTAGCCACCGATGACTTTCCTCGCAGGCACCGTGATCTTTGGTGACTGCGGCTACCGCAACCAAACTCATGAACGAAGACGAGGCCCATCGGCATTCTACTCAGAACACCTCCCTCACTCCGATGTGAGCATCCTCGAACGGCGAAAGTTGCCCTTCATCGTATTGGTCCTTTTTCTTGCTTCTCTGACGTCtcactttctctctttcgGTCGCTTGTCCTTCCCTTCTCTGTTCGTTGATCCCGCTTtatctgtttctctctctggaGACGCCTGCATATGTgcacgcagctgcacgtTGCTGCTTCTACGTTCTTCTGTGCGTTCTCGTGATGTTTGATTGGGTGCATGAGGCACGCCTCTTTTTCGTCGCTCTTCTGGAtgtccacccctcccccctctctctctgtaaAAGacaaggtgctgcagccggcgaGGGGAACGGAGACTAACGCTGCCGCCTCAATCAAGAATTCATTGGCCGCAGGCGTTTCTGTCTCTTTTAGAGTCCTTTGTACTTCTCACTCGCCTTGTTCTTCGCGTGTTGCTCGTTCGCCATACGCCGCATGAGCTCGGCGCCTGCTCTGCTTGCGTGGCTTCCTTCCGACTTTCCGTtgcatgttttttttttttctcgccTCTTCGAGTGTATGACGTGAAGGCGGTCACGTTTCCGAAGCAGGCGACGCTTCTTCGCTTGTTTATGTGCTTATatgttcgtgtgtgtgtgtgtgtgtgcactaGGCAACTTGCTCTGCGTAGTTGCGGTGGGGAGGCATCGGACAGGCGTGTCAAGCACCATCAGCATTCGAGCCAGTGAGCAGGGTCTAGCAAGGAAGCAAACCAacgccgcacagcagcacgcagccAGCTTTCGTGTTGTTGTCCTGCGATGGTTCATCCGACGCCTCCGCTGGTccctcgtttttttttttggcagCCGTTATGAAGTGCGTCTTCCCCTCGTCtgcctttttttgtttccaCCCTCTCTGCCTCACCCAAAGACGACACgccgccccacccacccacctgcCCCgtgcacacaggcacagaggAAAGAATGCGAAACGACAATACAAAAGCGAGCAGATGGAGGAACCaaaacagcagcgacaaccACGACCTGGAATGACACGGACGACACGCGGCGACGCTGTCCGTGTGGTGCTGACCATTTTCGACTCCCTAAATCTTCGATCCGTTTAGTGGTACATCATCCactgttttcttttttttcgatgtttgcgcgcgcgctctaTTATACCACCTCTTCTGCTTTCTCCTGGACGCGACATCTGCGTGCTTGCctgtgcgttttttttttcacgcTCGCCGtttgcctctctctttcgatTCGCTTCACGAAAGCAGATCGCTGAGATGATCCCCTCATTGGAAAAGACAAGAACATTGCCGATTAACGTGAGTTCAGCATGGACGCGGAGATAGTGTTGAACACAGACTCCAACGTACTACAGGCGCGCTCGCTCGTTCTTCTTATGGATCTCTTGCACGGACAAGGAAATCGCGCTTCTGTgctcacccccccccctttcgcCCTCTGTCCGTTGTGAAGAGCGGCGCTGGAGTCCAGGGgggccgcctcctcgaaTTCGAGTCAGCTCCAAGGGCTGTGCAGGGTAGACGCCTCTTTACAGGGCCTTCTTGTGTCTCGCTGCCTTTCTTTGGGTTCGCTGTTCTTCCTCTGACGCAGCGTCTTTTTCCCGTGCGCCGTTCTTAATGTGCCCAACTGCCCTCTGCCAacctgcctctccctctctctactgTGCGTTTTCCTCTCTATCCTGCTCTCGACGTGTATCGGCAGATTGGCGGTGGTGTTCTCCCTCGCTGCATCGGACGTCGTACGCACGTATCTTTACacggacacagacacactcgcctgtgtgcgcgtacgAGAACgcgagcgcgcgtgcgtgtggtggacGATCTCACATAGACTATTCACAACCTCACCATTGAAAGCGAGGACTGGCACCTGAAATCgaacgcccccccccccccccttacGACTATTCTTTTCAAAGAGGCTGTGCGCACGGGgtcaacacacacacacacacacacacacacacagactgATTGACAGTCCGAGAGAAGCGACGCAAATCTGCCGTGTGATCGATTCGCGTTGGccgtgtgcgctgctgtgcgtgtcTATCACGGAAGTACGTGGGGACTGCCTCTGTGGGGTGGCTAAACGGGTTCGTTGACAGTTGTCTCTTCTGATTGcattttcttttcgttcctGGGATGCTTTTGAAGCGGCTTTACACCTGGAGGTGTTCACGTGACtgtactttttttttctcgccATCGTAGCAGCTGACAACAAAAAACCCACACAAGACAACGCtgaggcggctgctgcaAGTGAACGTGTTCGAGGGAGGGAGCTATCGGCTCTGTGCGTCGGGTTCGTATCTCCATCCTCCCAACTCCATCGTAGGAGTGCCTTGCGACACCCCCTTACCGTCTTTTCTTGCTTTTCGCTCTGCCtttgttttgctgttggGTGACTGTagtatcgctgctgctgctgctgttgctgttgtcgcCACTCCTTATTTGTTCTcgtttttgcttgtttgcgCGGGCACGCCGGCGTCCGCGGACACTCTTGATCTCCACCTTCTTTCCTGTTTGTTTCTCATAGTTGCctgcccccttcctccctcccccctcctcctcactcCACACTCCACCAGTGAGTGCTTGGTGTCTTTGCCTGCTTTTGTGTAGTGCACAGCGGTCTGCGTCTCGCTACACGCGCTCTGGTCACGGATCGCCATCGACACGGTGTGCTGCCTGCATCTTGCGTGCGGCTGCCAGAgccggcgcgcgcgcttgcgctttgttcgcttttttttgttccATCTATACGAGCCGCCTTCTTTTCGGTTGCACCgtctcaccccccccccccccccccggttTCTTCGCCCCTATCCTCGCTCTGACGATGGGCCAGGACCAGAGTCGCGCAAAGGCCTGTCAGCTTGGACAGGCTGAAACAGGCGGCACAGATCGCAGTGTGTCTGCCGgctccgcctcggctgcGCCTTGGGAGGCCCCCGTCTCACTTGCTGGCGTCGAGGGCTTCCAGGTGGTGCGACTGCTGCCGGACAGCCCTGCTCACAAGGCTGGCCTCATCCCCTTCTTCGACATTGTCACTGCTCTTGACAAGGTTCTTCTCGAGTCAGAGGggaaggcggcgctgtcgtTCTTCAAGAGCTACGTGGCCAACCACCGCGACCAGCCCGTCTGCTTCACTACTTTCAATCTGTACAGCCGCACATACCGCGATGTTTACTGCGTCCCGTCGGACGAatggggcggtggtggcttGCTCGGGTGCAGCATCGAATGGACTCGCGCGGACGCCTGCCCAGAGCGTTGCGTGCACGTTGTTGACGTGCTGGAGGGCAGCCCTGCCGCGTGCTCTACAGAGCTGCAGGCAAATCGGGATTACATTATCGGTATGCAGACTGTCCAGGAGACACTCATCACACTCATAAAGAGCCAGAAGGATTTCTACTGTCGACTGGAGGCGTGgcacgaggagcagcgctgGGCGCTGGAGCGGAAGCAGTTCTTCCCAAATGAGAGGGTGGAGGTGCCGCAtgtgctgctcttcctgGTGTACAATAGTGAGAGCAACACGatcgaggaggtggaggtggagatgGGCACTAACCCAGAAGCAGCGGTAGGCATCAGCGTCGCCACGGGCCTGCTGCACATCATCCCCTcagtcgccaccgccgacctTGCCGTCGGGGCTTCGCTGCCAGTCATGAGCAAATTCGCCTCTGTCGGGCACAGCGTTGTAACGCCAACcagagcgcagcagcaggagcaccAGCTTCTGCAAGACGTTTCTCTTACCCCAGCTGTGGGGGCTGCGCCTCAACCGCGAGAGCAGTCTCAAGAGTCAACGGGCTCTGCGCAACCACTACCAAGCTTGCCCTtgccgcaggaggcgcatgcgcgctgcgccgtcgtTGACTCGCCAGAAGTGCACACGATGACTAACCCGCACGAGCCGCCGATGAACTCGTGTCCACAACCGTGCCCGCCacggccgcagctgcagcagcaatTAACGGAGGCCGCCCTCTACTCAATGCCCTCGCTGGCCTCCTTCAATGTagccccaccgccgcgtcacGATGCGGCTGGGGgaaccgccgctgccgccgtggaaATGGGGCAGAAGCCGTTCAACCCTTttgcggaggaggcgtcgCCGGACTATGACGTGCTGGAgggtgcgccgctggcacACGAGGGCGTGATGGCGGCTGAACACCACCTGGGGCAGCATGCACCCACGATGGAACAGCCATACTCATCGTCTTACCCGCCACTATCGTCCCAGTCCCCGCCGCTTTCAGGGAGTCTTCCCGCCCAGATGAACGGCTCTCACAACCCCGCCACCGCTCTGCCATCTTattctgcaccgcctccaccaccacagcagctgcacgtaACAACTATGCCCACGTTCTCCAGTCAGCGCATGCCCCCTCCACTGCAGTTTCCAGTGTTCCctggtgcagccgcagcaaaGAGAGCTCCGGCGTAGCTGTGACTCATGCTACTAAGAATGTGTTGACCCTTACGCCAGTTGTGTTCCCCCTGTCTCCGCACTTTCTCGCGCCGGTGTGCTTCTCCGCGTCTGCATCTCCGTCCGCGGGCTCATCGCGCTGACGATTAGCAGCGCGATGCAGCACTTTCTTGTGctgggcgaggaggcgagagAAAGATGGGGCAGCACGAACAACACTTAAGATGGCGGGAAGGGGCAACGCCAATCGAAGCAatgacagagagagagagacagagagagagagagagagaaagccgAATCCAGAGCGGGCAGGGCTGGGCAGcgagcacgcgtgtgccgtTCGCCGCGTCTTTACtaccctctcctctcctctctctgaaTGTAGTTCAACACGCGTTAGTGTAGAAGTCCGTTTCTTTATTATTATTgtgggctgctgcgcgcgtggtTGCATGTTCCGTGCGCCACGTTGATGTGCCacgtctctttctctcccacGGGTTACTTGCTTGCATTTTTGTTCTAATTTGCCCCCACGAATGTGTGACGCGTGCGGACTAACGGGTGGGCCGTGTCGTTGCTTTTCCTCTCCATTGCATGAAGTGTGCTAAAGGATACGGGATCGCCCCTGAAGTGAGGCGAGGTtgtggtgctggtgtgcatctatttgtgtgtgtgtgtatgtgcagcgagagagagagagttaTTGGGCGGGGGAGAGTCGGGGGGGGAGTGACCCAATGGCGAGGTTTTGCTTGAGGACACcacgacggcgcagaggttGTTTTCGTGCTCTCGTGATGTCTGCCTCGTCGAtaacacgcacacacagcgaaAAGATGAACCAAATCTGAAAGTCAAATGGCTTCGCGGCGTGCTCATGAGTTGCTGACACAccctccacctctctctccctctcccttcgtTCTCTTTATCGGCACATGTCTTCCGTCATTGGCTGCACGCCTGTTGTTGGTTTGTGcgaccccttcccctcctcttcccccctccccccgatGGGCGAGTGCTTGCCCTTTCGCCCGTTTGCAGGGATCCCCTTGTTCGTGGTGGTTATGTGGGCTTCGGACGGAAATTGGCAATGCTGGGCGACACGCCACCACGCAACTCCCACAAACGTACACCcgcgcccacacacagcAGATTGCAGACCAGGAAGCACCCGTGACACGCAtcgaaaggggaggggcgaagatgtggtgaagaggggggaggtaAGCGGTGGGAGGGGCGTAGCGTTTAGTGGattgttttcttttctctgtgCATTGTGTGCCTCGAATGCATGCGGGGATCATGTGCGTTCAGAGTTAcagctgcgcacacacgcgccgaCCGAGC
The DNA window shown above is from Leishmania major strain Friedlin complete genome, chromosome 33 and carries:
- a CDS encoding putative Golgi reassembly stacking protein, encoding MGQDQSRAKACQLGQAETGGTDRSVSAGSASAAPWEAPVSLAGVEGFQVVRLLPDSPAHKAGLIPFFDIVTALDKVLLESEGKAALSFFKSYVANHRDQPVCFTTFNLYSRTYRDVYCVPSDEWGGGGLLGCSIEWTRADACPERCVHVVDVLEGSPAACSTELQANRDYIIGMQTVQETLITLIKSQKDFYCRLEAWHEEQRWALERKQFFPNERVEVPHVLLFLVYNSESNTIEEVEVEMGTNPEAAVGISVATGLLHIIPSVATADLAVGASLPVMSKFASVGHSVVTPTRAQQQEHQLLQDVSLTPAVGAAPQPREQSQESTGSAQPLPSLPLPQEAHARCAVVDSPEVHTMTNPHEPPMNSCPQPCPPRPQLQQQLTEAALYSMPSLASFNVAPPPRHDAAGGTAAAAVEMGQKPFNPFAEEASPDYDVLEGAPLAHEGVMAAEHHLGQHAPTMEQPYSSSYPPLSSQSPPLSGSLPAQMNGSHNPATALPSYSAPPPPPQQLHVTTMPTFSSQRMPPPLQFPVFPGAAAAKRAPA